From the genome of Arthrobacter russicus:
CAGCCAGCTCCGCGGTCTGTTACGTGCTGGGCATCACCGCGATCGACCCGATTTTCTACGATTTGCCGTTCGAGCGCTTTTTGAACGTGACCCGGGACGAAGAGCCGGATATCGACGTCGATTTCGACGCCCGACGCCGCGAAGAAGTGATCCAACACGTCTACGACACCTACGGCCGGCGCAATGCCGCCCTGGTCAGCAATGTGGTCAGCTATCGGCCGAAGTTCGCGGTCCGGGACATGGCCAAAGCCCTGGGCTACTCCCCGGGCCAGCAGGACGCCTGGTCGAAACAGCTGGAAAACCCCTACGGCCAACTGCCCGGAGCCAAACCGGAGAACGACATTCCGGCCGAAGTGATGGATCTGGCCGAGCAGATTTCGAAATTCCCGCGGCACCTGGGCATCCACCCCGGCGGCATGGTGCTCACCGATCAGCCGGTCAGCGAAATCTGTCCGATCGAAAATGCCCGGATGGACAAACGCACGGTCCTGCAATGGGACAAGGACGATTGCGCCTATATGGGCCTGGTGAAGTTCGACCTGCTCGGCCTGGGCATGCTCGCCGCCCTGCAGTACTGCTTCGAGATGGTCAAAGAATCCTGCGGCGAAGAGTGGACCTTGGCGACTCTGCCGAAAGAGGAACCCGCGGTCTACGACCAGCTCTGCCTGGCCGATTCGATCGGCGTCTTCCAAGTGGAAAGCCGGGCCCAAATCGGCATGCTGCCTCGGCTCAAACCGCGTGAGTTCTACGACCTGGTGGTCGAAGTGGCCCTGGTCCGGCCCGGGCCGATCCAGGGCGGAGCGGTACATCCTTATATGCGCCGCCGAGCCGGAACCGAAGCAGAAACCTATGCCCATCCCAATTTGGTTCCGGTGCTCAAGCGCACCCTCGGGGTGCCGGTTTTCCAGGAACAGCTCATGCAGATGGCGGTTGCCGTGGGGAACTGCGATGCCCAGGACGCCGATCTGCTGCGCCGGGCCATGGGTTCGAAACGCGGTGAGGAGAAGATCGAATCGATCCGGGAGAAACTCTTCGCCGGGATGGCGAAGAACGGCATCGACCCGGAAACCGCACGGGGGATCTACGGCCAGATTTCCGCTTTCGCCAGTTTCGGCTTCGCGGAAAGCCATGCGCTCAGCTTCGCTTTGCTGGTCTATGCGAGCGCCTGGCTGCGATTGCATTACCCGGCGGCCTTCCTGGCGGCCTTGTTGCGCGCCCAGCCGATGGGCTTCTACTCCGCCCGGACCCTGGTGGAAGACGCCCAGCGGCACGGCGTTGAAGTCCGCGAACCGGATGTGCTGCGCTCCGGGGCGGACGCCATGCTGGAGCCGAAGGATCCAGCTGCTCAGCCGCAGCCCCGGGCAGCGTCCGGACTGGGGTCCTGTCTGCGCGAAAAGCATGACAAAGTCGAGGATTTCGACCCGGGAACGGACTTCGATTTCGCCGCCCATCGCCGGGATCCCGGCTTCGTGGTGCGACTGGGCTTGACCAGCATCAAAGCGATCGGCAAAGAGCTGGCCGAACGGATCGTGGCCGAACGCGAATCCGGCGGAGACTTCTTGGACTTGGCGGATTTGGCCCGCAGGGTGGAACCGACCGCGGCGCAATTGGAAGCACTCGCGACGGCGGGCGCCCTCGAACCATTGGCCGAAGGCCGCCGCGCCGCACTCTGGGAAGCCGGACCTGCGGCGGCGGAGCGGCAAGACCAATTGCCGGGGACTGCTGCGAACTACCAGGCGCCGATGCTGCCGGCGTTCTCCGAATGGGACAAACTCGTCGCCGATCTGAACAGCACCGGGATTTCGCCGGGCGACCACCCGATGGGCCATCTGCGTCCGGCGTTGAACCGACGAGGAGTGTTGCGTTCCAACGAACTCAAAACTGCGGAGCCCGGCCGGCGAGTCCTGGTCGGCGGAGTGGTCACCCACCGGCAACGGCCCTCGACCGCGAACAACATCACGTTCATCAACCTGGAAGACGAAACCGGGCTGGTCAATGTAGTCTGCTCGCAAGGCGCCTGGAAGCGCTTCCGCCGGATCGTCCGGGAATCCGAGGGCTTGCTGGTCCGCGGCATCCTGGAACGTTCGCCCGAGGGGGTAGTGAATCTCTTGGCGGATCATTTCGAGCCCTTGGAGCTGATGGTTCCGATGAAATCGCGGGATTTCCAATAGCCGTCCACCGCCTGCACATTTGATAAATCTTCAGTGCTCATATGATACGGTTTGTGAAAACTGACCCTTCACGCCAAG
Proteins encoded in this window:
- a CDS encoding error-prone DNA polymerase gives rise to the protein MGWHNPPMHWADFNRALSGKAGPEPEAKPRIDDSPTSRKRERPASAPVPPPAGPVAPYAELHAHSNFSFLDGASTPRALVREAARLGLHGLALTDHDGFYGAAQLAEAAEDYPELRTVYGAELSLGLSKPQNGEADPEGDHLLILARGTSGYHRLSGAITQGQLAHGAEKGRPVYDLEALAGQAGGDWFVLTGCRKGAVRRALAEDLRNDDDGRAAQRELGRLADLFGQDRVLVELYDHGNPQDSGHNDLLDRLASRNGFATIASNNVHYATPAEHRVAAALAAVRARRSLADMDGWLPAGPQAFLRSGAEMAQRFARFPGAVGHTVELADELAFPLIKAKPRLPKLPLPDGHTQMSHLREETWKGAALRYPELTEKQRTRIEKELDVIEQKDFPGYFLIVKELVDFAREKGILCQGRGSAASSAVCYVLGITAIDPIFYDLPFERFLNVTRDEEPDIDVDFDARRREEVIQHVYDTYGRRNAALVSNVVSYRPKFAVRDMAKALGYSPGQQDAWSKQLENPYGQLPGAKPENDIPAEVMDLAEQISKFPRHLGIHPGGMVLTDQPVSEICPIENARMDKRTVLQWDKDDCAYMGLVKFDLLGLGMLAALQYCFEMVKESCGEEWTLATLPKEEPAVYDQLCLADSIGVFQVESRAQIGMLPRLKPREFYDLVVEVALVRPGPIQGGAVHPYMRRRAGTEAETYAHPNLVPVLKRTLGVPVFQEQLMQMAVAVGNCDAQDADLLRRAMGSKRGEEKIESIREKLFAGMAKNGIDPETARGIYGQISAFASFGFAESHALSFALLVYASAWLRLHYPAAFLAALLRAQPMGFYSARTLVEDAQRHGVEVREPDVLRSGADAMLEPKDPAAQPQPRAASGLGSCLREKHDKVEDFDPGTDFDFAAHRRDPGFVVRLGLTSIKAIGKELAERIVAERESGGDFLDLADLARRVEPTAAQLEALATAGALEPLAEGRRAALWEAGPAAAERQDQLPGTAANYQAPMLPAFSEWDKLVADLNSTGISPGDHPMGHLRPALNRRGVLRSNELKTAEPGRRVLVGGVVTHRQRPSTANNITFINLEDETGLVNVVCSQGAWKRFRRIVRESEGLLVRGILERSPEGVVNLLADHFEPLELMVPMKSRDFQ